A window of Primulina tabacum isolate GXHZ01 chromosome 4, ASM2559414v2, whole genome shotgun sequence contains these coding sequences:
- the LOC142541915 gene encoding uncharacterized protein LOC142541915 — MQEYPICARCTRRHTRVCMYGSGKCFKFGGTGHLLKDCPQGTLPTQGRVFALHAAEANPRTMLLTGRIFIGGASTSALIDSGAIHSFISETFANSIEVKTIRLDVAYSVVIPSGEEMAATSVVRDIDLELPGNLVYADLIVLSMPELDIILWMDWLHKNRARKLMHRDCRALIATIISIPEVPSQSVADVSVVRDFSDVFPDDVSGRQPVQEVEFSIDLMPGTAPISKMPYRRHSSLLKESRGSQQASDRSNADVAEAQAVR; from the exons ATGCAGGAGTACCCGATTTGTGCCaggtgcacacgccgccatacCAGAGTTTGCATGTATGGCTCTGGTAAGTGTTTCAAGTTTGGCGGTACTGGCCATTTGCTGAAGGATTGTCCTCAAGGGACATTGCCtactcagggcagagtgtttgcgcTCCATGCAGCGGAGGCAAACCCAAGGACTATGctcttgacag GAAGAATATTTATAGGCGGAGCTTCTACGAGCGCCTTGATTGATTCGGGGGCcattcattcattcatatctgagaCTTTTGCGAATTCCATCGAGGTCAAGACGATTCGATTGGATGTGGCGTATTCTGTGGTTATTCCatctggcgaggagatggcagcgacTAGCGTagtccgagacatagacctcgagcttccgGGAAATCTTGTCTATGCGGATTTGATCGTGTTGTCGATGCCAGAGTTAGATATTATCCTTTGGATGGATTGGCTGCACAAGAACAGA gctaggaagctcatgcatagggATTGTCGAGCATTAATTGCGACTATTATATCTATTCCCGAGGTCCCCAGTCAGTCAGTAGCAGATGTCTCGGTTGTCAGGGACTTttcagacgtttttcccgatgaTGTCTCTGGTAGACAACCGGTacaagaggtggagttttcgatcgatcttatgccaggtaccgcgCCTATCTCTAAGATGCCTTACAG acgacattctagTCTACTCAAAgagtcaagaggatcacagcaggcatctgaccgcaGTAATGCAGACGTTGCAGAGGCACAAGCTGTTCGCTAA